In the Aster yellows witches'-broom phytoplasma AYWB genome, ATTTCTTGTTTTTGTTCTTTGGTTAATGCCACGTAAAAACTCCTTTTTTTAATTTATATTTAGTTGAATTTGATAGGTTTTAGGTTTGATAATTAATGTTAAACTTTTAAAAATTGGTCCACATCAAGAACAAAAATCGTTGCTCCGCCAACAGAAACTTCAGTAGGAAAAGAATTATAAGCGCTAAACTCATTGATGATATTGTTTGGAATCATTTGAGTTTTTTTATGAGAATGGGATTTTATAATTTCTAAAGCTTTGGATACTTTTTCTTCTTTGACTCCCAAAATAAAAGTTGCATTAACTTCTTTTAAAAAGCCTCCTTTAGTAGCTAATCTAGTTGTAAAAAAACTATTTTCTATTAAAGATTGTTGTACTTTGTTAGCATCGTGACTAGAAACGATAGCTATAATTAATTTCATATTATCCACAATAGTATTATACCTTAATTTTGCTTTATTTGATGAAAAAAAATAACCAAAAAGTAGGTAGGAGAGGAAAATGAAAAAAGGATTGCGATTAGTGTTTATTAAGGGCAAAAGCAATTCGATTTCCCACAAAATAAACTGTTTGAGTTAAAATAAAGGTAATCAAAACAGATACTATAATTAAATCAAAACGAGTAAAAAAAGGTTCAAAATCATAATGTCCGTTATATCCATTATCAATTGCAACTGCTGCAATACCTTGATGCCCTACAATTTGCAAAACAGAAGAATAAGCAAGGGAAGTGATAAAAAGAGAAGCTAGTTTTAAAATGATATCAGAACGAGTTTCTACTAACAAAAATTTAGTCACAAATTGAAATTTAGTCGCCCCAAGACTAAATGATGTTTGGTATAATTCTGGATTAGTAGTTAAAAAAACTTGTTCACAATGGCGAGCAAAAAGAGGAACAATAGCCAAAACTAAGAAAAAAAGGGCAGTACCAAAACCATAACCCATGCGAAAATAAGGGATTAAAACTAATTTTAGTAATAAAACAATTAAGATTAAAAAGGGAGTAGAAATGAAAAAATTCATCAAACTATTTAAAATCCAATATATTTTATAATTTTTTTGTATTTGGAATAAATATAATAAAACTCCTAAAATAAGCCCTAAAAAAAAAGCAATAAAACAACCTATTAAAGTAATTTTAAGAGTTTCTTTAAAACCATTCCATACCAATTTATTTTTAGCTAAAACATTCCACAAACGAATAAAAATATTATTTTCCATTAAGTTTTTCCATTAATTAGAAGAAGAAGAAGCAGAGCCTGTTTTGCCTAAATATTTATATTTAATGTTTTTACTTATTTGTTTAACTTCTTGTCTTGGAATCATATAAAAATTGGTTGCAAATGGGTTTGCTTCCATATATGCAATAGCTTCTTCTTCTTTTAAAATATCTTTTAAAATTTTAATTTTCCAGTCATTTTCATTATTGTTGGTAGTTACTAAAGAAATGGCATAAGAATAAAGAATATCATCTAACTTATTGGGTTTTTGTATTATGCCTAGTGATATAAATTTATTTATTCCTAATCCCATAACAGTAGGATAATTAAGACACAAATCAAAATCATTGTGAGCGAGAAATCTAGATGTAATTTTGTTTAAATCCGTTTCAGTAGTGTATTCTATATAAGGATATAAATCAGTAGATTTAAAATCTGTAGTTTTTAAATTAAATTGCTCTTCATTGATAAGAGTGCGTCCTGGGTTTTTTTCTTCGATAATTTTTAATTCTTGCAACAAACACAAAGCTAAAGAACGTTGAAAATTATCTTGTGGCATCAAAATTTTAAGATTGCTAGGATGGGTGGTTTTTTGAATGCTTTCTAAATTATTAAAAGTATTAGGTTTAGCAAAAAGCCCAAATTTAGCTAAATAAACTACTTGGCTAAACGTTAATTTGTCTTTATCTGTGATATTTGATTGTTCTTTGTTAAAAACATTTAGATGATGTACATGAGCGTCTAATTTGGCATCAACTTGTTTGTTTAAAAGTAATTCATTGGTTTGTTTAAATCCTAAACTTAAATATTGAACATCTAAATCAATATTGTATTCTTTTAAACGGTCTTTGGCATATGCCTCTAAAAAATCTTTAATAGTTGGCAGAGCAGTCGCTACTTTTAATTTATGGGTTTTTTGGTTATAGGAGTTATCAGCTAAAGTTTTTTTATTATACCAAAGAAAATAACCCAAAAGCAAATTACACAAAAGAGAAATAGTTAATAAGGCAAATATTAGATTTTTTTTAGTTTTGGAAGATAAAAAAGATAGTTTAAACATGCAATGCGTCTCTTTTCTAAGTAATTTTATTTATTAATATTTTGTTTGACAAAAACATTTGTATGATAAAAAAGGATAAAATTCAGACAAAAATGTTTTGATAAGAAGTAGCTTCAAATTTACAAGAATGATTCAGGGTAGAAATTTTAGCTAATTTTCCTTGTTCCAAAATAGCTACACGGTGGCACAAACTTTTAATTACTGCAACATTATGAGAAACTAAAACAATTGTAGTTTTTAGTTTTTGATTGGTTGTTTGCAATAATTTCAAAATCTCCTGACTTGTCATTTCATCCAGGGCAAAAGTAGGCTCATCACAAAAAATAATTTTAGGCTCATAAACTAAGGCACGCGCAATGGCTACACGTTGTTTTTGTCCGCCCGAAAGTGTTTTAGGATAGATATTTCTAAATTGTTTAAGCCCTACAAAATCTAGCATTTTGTTTACTTTAGAAGTAATTTGTTTTTCAGGAGTGCTTCTTATTTCTAAAGGAAGAGCAACATTTTCAAAAACATTTAAATTACTCAAAAGATTAAAATTTTGAAAAATCATAGCACTTTCTAGATGGCTAAAAGTTTTTTGAATGGAAGAATTAGCATTTTTATCAGGCAACATAAATCCATTCATAATTTTTAATAACGTAGTTTTGCCAGAACCTGAAGTTCCTACTAACCCAAAGATTTCTCCTTTAAAAACTGCAAGTGAAATGTTTTGTAAAACCGGAAGTTGTTCTT is a window encoding:
- a CDS encoding MetQ/NlpA family ABC transporter substrate-binding protein yields the protein MFKLSFLSSKTKKNLIFALLTISLLCNLLLGYFLWYNKKTLADNSYNQKTHKLKVATALPTIKDFLEAYAKDRLKEYNIDLDVQYLSLGFKQTNELLLNKQVDAKLDAHVHHLNVFNKEQSNITDKDKLTFSQVVYLAKFGLFAKPNTFNNLESIQKTTHPSNLKILMPQDNFQRSLALCLLQELKIIEEKNPGRTLINEEQFNLKTTDFKSTDLYPYIEYTTETDLNKITSRFLAHNDFDLCLNYPTVMGLGINKFISLGIIQKPNKLDDILYSYAISLVTTNNNENDWKIKILKDILKEEEAIAYMEANPFATNFYMIPRQEVKQISKNIKYKYLGKTGSASSSSN
- a CDS encoding cyclic-di-AMP receptor, producing the protein MKLIIAIVSSHDANKVQQSLIENSFFTTRLATKGGFLKEVNATFILGVKEEKVSKALEIIKSHSHKKTQMIPNNIINEFSAYNSFPTEVSVGGATIFVLDVDQFLKV
- a CDS encoding ABC transporter permease subunit gives rise to the protein MENNIFIRLWNVLAKNKLVWNGFKETLKITLIGCFIAFFLGLILGVLLYLFQIQKNYKIYWILNSLMNFFISTPFLILIVLLLKLVLIPYFRMGYGFGTALFFLVLAIVPLFARHCEQVFLTTNPELYQTSFSLGATKFQFVTKFLLVETRSDIILKLASLFITSLAYSSVLQIVGHQGIAAVAIDNGYNGHYDFEPFFTRFDLIIVSVLITFILTQTVYFVGNRIAFALNKH
- a CDS encoding ATP-binding cassette domain-containing protein, which produces MIKINNLSKTFFLKKEQLPVLQNISLAVFKGEIFGLVGTSGSGKTTLLKIMNGFMLPDKNANSSIQKTFSHLESAMIFQNFNLLSNLNVFENVALPLEIRSTPEKQITSKVNKMLDFVGLKQFRNIYPKTLSGGQKQRVAIARALVYEPKIIFCDEPTFALDEMTSQEILKLLQTTNQKLKTTIVLVSHNVAVIKSLCHRVAILEQGKLAKISTLNHSCKFEATSYQNIFV